One Engystomops pustulosus chromosome 7, aEngPut4.maternal, whole genome shotgun sequence DNA window includes the following coding sequences:
- the TIMM9 gene encoding mitochondrial import inner membrane translocase subunit Tim9 gives MAAQISESDQIKQFREFLGTYNKLTENCFLDCVKDFTTREVKPEEITCSEHCLQKYLKMTQRISMRFQEYHIQQNEALAAKAGLIGQPR, from the exons ATGGCAGCTCAGATCTCAGAATCGGACCAAATTAAGCAG TTTAGGGAATTTCTTGGGACCTACAATAAACTGACAGAAAACTGCTTCCTGGACTGTGTAAAGGATTTTACTACACGAGAGGTTAAGCCTGAAGAG ATTACTTGCTCAGAGCATTGTCTACAAAAGTATCTAAAAATGACACAGAGGATATCCATGAGATTTCAGGAGTACCACATACAGCAGAACGAAGCCTTAGCTGCCAAAGCAGGACTTATTGGTCAGCCTCGATAA